From the Candidatus Korarchaeota archaeon NZ13-K genome, the window ACCCCCTTCTGCTCACGGCCGTCCCTATCCCAACAGCCTTGGCCCCGGCCAGTATCATCTCAGCCGCGTCCCTCCAGCTTTCGACTCCCCCCGTGCCTATCACATCGCAGAGGTCTGCCAGCTCGTAAACGCATCTAACGGCTATTGGCCTTATGGCTGGGCCGCTCAGGCCCCCGAACCTGTTGGAGAGCACGGGTCTCATCGCCTCCACATCTATGTACATGGCCCTTATCGTGTTCACGGCATTCAGCGCATCGGCGCCGGCCTCCAGCGCGGCCCTCCCCAGTCCCCTGATGTCGTGCGTCATTGGGGAGAGCTTGACTATGAGTGGAACCTTCACGCTCCTCCTGACCTCCTTCACGAGATCGTAGAGCATCTCAGGTGTGCTTCCCAGCTCAAAACCATGCCCCCTAACGTGGGGACATGAGGCGTTTATCTCAACGGCATCAGCTCCCGCATCCTGCAGTCTGCCGGCCACGTGAGCCACCTCCTCCGGGCTGCCTCCCCCGGCGCTGCCTATCACCGGTATGCCTATCTCCCCCCTAGCCTCCCTGAGCTCCCTCTCGAAGTAATCTATCCCGGGATTAGGTAGCCCCATGGCATTTATGATCCCGAAGGGAAGTTCCACGACCACAGGATTGCTGAAACCCCTGGTGGGCCTCGGGAGTATTGTTTTGGTTGTCACCGCACCCGCCCCGGCCTCCTCAACCCTCTTCAGTAGGGCTGGGGTGTTGCCCAGTATTCCAGAGGCCAGTATGAGCGGGTTCCTAAGCTTGATGCCCGCTACCTCCGTCTCCAGCACCATGCGACTCACCCCCGATCGTCAAACGGAACAGGGACTTGAACTTGGCGGTGGTCCTCAGGACCTTCCCCCTCCCCTCCCTGGTGGCGCTGACCAGCCCCAGGGAGGTGAGCTTCCTCAGGTGCCTCCTGGCCGAGCTCCCCCTGACGGCCACCAGATCGCTCAATCTGACCGGCTCGTTGGCGGCTATGAGGGCGAGCGTTCTGAGCTCCCCCCTCGAAAGGAGCCTCCTGCCAAGGGAGGGGGGTATCTCGGCTCCGTAATCCTCCTTAAGGACCATCTGCCATCCCTCATCGGACCTCTCCACCTTGAAGGGATGATGGCTCAGCTCCTCATTTATCTCCCGGGCGGCCCTCTCTATGGCCGGCCCCCTCAGGCCGCACACCCTCTCCACCGTCCTCTCATCGACGGCCCTACCCGAGATGAAGAGGAGCGCCTCGAACAGCCTCTTAGCTCTCTCCCAAGATTCCATCCGCATTAAGGATCACCCTTATCTCCCCAAAGGGCCTCTCCTGGACTAGGAGGACCTCTCCATCCTTCTCCAGGAAGAGGAGGGCCACCAGGGTTATCACGAGTCCACCTGCTAGGGATGATACCTCGAGGAGGGACGAGTAGGCCTTTCCCTCGCGCCTCAGCCTCTCTATGATGGATCTGACGATGTCGACATGCCTCTCCAGGTCGAACTCAGATATTTCAGCTATCCTGAGGTATTCCCTCCTTCCCTCGGCCTTCCTCCGGGCCCATCCGATGGCTTCCAGCAGCTCCTCAACGGTAGGATACCTGAACGGAGACCTGATGCCAGGCAGCTCGATGAGCTCCGCTTCCAGGAGCCTCACCTCCCTCTTCCTCCTGGGCCTCTCCCTCCCCTTCCCCCTTCCCCTGATGAACGATATTATCTCGAGCTTCAGGCGCCTTACGAGCTCCAGTATCATCTGCCCGGCTCTTGCTATGTCCCCTGTCCTCAGGAACTCCTCCCATACCTCCTCAGCCCTCAAGGGATCCCCTCTCAACTGCTATTATCTTCGACTCCCCCTCCCTCATGGTCACCCCTATTATGTAGTCCGCCTCCTCCAGGGTCTCCCTCTTGAGGGACACCATCATGACCACGGAGCCCTTGGCGAGCTCCTTCAGGGCCCTAGCGTACCTCTTGCAGTTGAGGCCATCGAGCATGGCATCAGCCTCATCGAAGAGGTAGAGGGGCGAGGGCTTGACCTTCTGGGATGCTAGTATGAATGCCAGGGCGCATAGGGACTTCTCCCCTCCGGAGAGGGAGTCAATGCCCACATCTCCCTTCCCCGGGAGGCTGACCCTCATCTCCAGACCCCTGTCCGATAGGGAGAGCAGGCCCCTCCCCCCTCCGAACAGCACGCGGATCCACTCATCGAAGGCATTCGAGAGCCCAGTGAGGGTGTTCCTCAGCACATTCTCCCTTTCGGCATCTATCCTGGAGATAAGCTCCTCTATCTCCCTCCTCCTGGAGAGGAAGGAATCGTACTTCCCCTTCATCTCCTCGTACTCGCCCTTCCTCCTCTCATACTCCTCGGGCGCCCTCGGATTGACCTGCCCGATGGATCTGAGCCTGGTCTCCAGTATGAGGAGCTCCCTCCCCGGATCCGGAACATCTAGAGGATCGACATCACTTAGCTCCTCCAGCCCTCCCTTCAGGATCTTTATCTTGGCCATTATATCGCTCCTCTCCTCCATAATCCTCCTGATCTGCCTTATGATGTCCTCCCTCCTGGCCAGTGCTTCCTGGTACCTCCTCCTCAGCTCCTGAACGGCCCTCCTCACCTCATCCAGCTCCTCGATGAGGGGATCCCTCTCAGGTATCTCGGAGAGCTCCCTCTCCTTCAACGATATCTCCTCATCTATCTCCCGGATCTCGTCCCTCAAATCCCTTATCTCCTCGATCAACCTCCCAACGTTCCCCAGGGATCTCTCCGGTGATCCTGCAACTATGCTTCCCTCCCTCTCCACAACCTCCCCCCTCATCGTGACGAACCTCGCCCTGCCTATCAGCTCCCTCCTCACCTCCTCAAGGTCCTCCAAGAGCGAGGCCCCGAATATGTGCCTGGCCAGGGCCTCATACTCCGGATCGAACACCAGGAAGTTGTAGAGGGCCCTTCCGATCACCTCATGATGCTCCCTGACCTGTAGGACATCCATCGGGATTATCCTGAACCTCCCCTCGACCCCCCTCAGCCCCCTGGCTATCCTCTTGGCTCCCTCGAGATCCCTGACGACTATGTCGCTCAGCCTCCCGGAGCCAGCAGCGAGGAAAGGGAGCTCGTAGCCCTCCAGCGGTCTTATAAGATCGGAGACTGTCCCTAGGAAGGAGGGGTCCTCCCTTACGAACCGAGGAACGTCCCTTCCTCTCGTCAGAGAGCTCAGGGTCTCTTCCTTAGCCTCCAGGGCCCTCCTCAGGGCGTCCCTCTGCCTCCTCAGCGATTCGAGCTCCGAAATGAGCTGCCCCCTCCTCCTCAGGGGGGATTCCCTGACCCTGGCCTCCAGCTCCCTGAGCTTCCCCTCCCTCCTCTCCAGCTCCTCCCTCAGCGAATCCACATCAACCATGGGATCCTCCTTCGGCTCCTCCAATCCCCTCAACCTCTCCTCAAGGGACCTCAGCTCGCTGAGCATCAGCTGCTTCCTGATCCTCCTCAACCTCTCCTCAATGGATCTCCTCTCCTCCAGGGCCCTGAGCTCCTCCTCCACCCTCCTGAGCTCCCTCTCCCTCTCCCTCAGGACGGCCGATATCTCCCTGAGCAGCTGATCAACCTCAGAAAGCTCCTCAAGGGCCTTCTTCCTCCTCTCATCGTACTCGGAGACCCCGCTTATCTCCTCCAGTATCCTGTACCTCTCCTGCGGGCTCATCTCTATTATCGAGGTTATGTCCCCCTGGGTCACGAATGTGTACCTCTCTGCCACCAGGCCGAGGGACCTCAGGATTTCGCTTACCCTGCTCGCGGGGAGGGCCCTCCCATTGACCCTGTAAGAGCTGGTCCCATTGGGCCTTATCCTCCTCGATATCCTAAGCCTCTCGCCGGAGTTGACCGTGAGGCTAACCTGAGCCCAGGGGGCTCCCCTCCTCACCAGGTGCTCCAGCTTGCTGGCCCTCAGCCTCCTCGCCCTCCATCCCATGAGAAATGCGATGGCATCGATTATGTTGCTCTTCCCGGATCCATTGGGCCCGGTTATGGCTATCAGCCCTCTCGGGATCACTATGGTTGCTCTCCTGAATGACTTGAAGTTGATGAGCTGGAGCTCCTCAATCGACACCATTCGGCCCGGGCTCACCCGCTGAATATTTTAAAATTTTCTGGGAGCTCAGGGACCCTCTCCTGGAGCTGAACTCCTAAATCACCAGATGGCCAGGACTATCATGCTAAGAGTGCCTCCAACACCATCATTGCTCCTTATCCTCTCTATCGTCTTGTTCAGGGAGGATGTATCTGAGCTGGAGATCTCAGCCACTACGTCATAATCGCCCGTCACCTCGTATGCCCTCACGACATCCTCTATGGACGAGATATCCCTGGCCACATTGGGTATGCTGTGACCCGGCTTCACCTTTATCAGGACGATGGCCCGCATCGCCGTGTCTCCGAGCTCCACGGTGAACCTCCTTATCACACCCATTTTGATGAGCCTGTCAACCCTCTTCCTCACGGTCGCCTCGCTCACCCCCAGCTGGTTCGCTATATCCGTGAAAGGAGTTCTAGCATTCTTCACCAAGATGCTCAGGATCTTCCTGTCCAGCTCATCCATCCGACTTCCCTGTTAACCTCGGGGGCAGAGGATATAATGCTTCCCTGGTCCGGGTATGGTGGGCAGGTGATCGTGAGGCGGATGCGTGGGGAATCGATTATGTTGTAAAAATTTCATTAAAAATCCATAATAAGATGAATAATATTTCTAAAGAATCTCTGATTAATGAATTTCATTTACGAAAAATGGTGTTCCGGGGACCTCGAGGGACTCGGCCTAAATATGTTGGATGATCCAACATGCCCCTGGATTCGGGCGACCTTGATGCACCAGGGCCGACTTCAAGTTTTTTTAAGGTTTCTCCAAGCAGGCTCGGGCGATGGACCGACTGGGGTGGGCTCAAGTGGGACTTCTCAGTATGATCTACAGGCTGTCCAGCCTCCTGGGGATGCCGATCTACAGGAGCTACCTCGAATCCGTGGTGAGGGAGGGGCCCATCCCCAGGCACGTCGCGCTAATACTGGATGGGAACAGGAGGTTTGCCCTCAGGAGAGGCCTGAGCTGGGTGGATGGTTACAGGGCAGGGGCGGCGAAGACCGAGGAGCTGCTGAGGTGGCTCCTCGAGCTCGGGGTGGAGCACGTCACCCTCTACACCTTCTCGACGGAGAACTTCAATAGACCCAAGGAGCAGGTGGAGGCCGTGTTCAAGGTCCTTGAGGAGAAGATGATGGAGCTCAGGGAAAAGCTGGACTTCCTGAGGGAGAACGGGGTATCCTTCAGGGTCATCGGCAGGAGGGAGATGCTTCCCGAGTCCCTGAGGGAAATGGTGGAGGAGCTGGAAGCCCTGACCTCGGGCTTCGGTGGGAAGACCCTCAATCTAGCTTTAGCTTACGGGGGGAGGGCAGAGATAGTGGATGCTGTCAGGGAGATAGCGAGGAAGGTCAGGGATGGTTCGCTTGAGCCGGAGGAGGTGGACGATGAGGTGATAAGAAAGCACTTATATGCTCCCGATCTTCCTGATCCCGACCTGATAATAAGGACGTCGGGGGAGGAGAGGCTGAGCAACTTCCTCCTCTGGCAGTCCGCCTACTCCGAGCTCTACTTCTGCGAGGTCTACCTGCCGGAGATGAGGAAGATAGACCTCCTGAGGGCCTTGAGGGACTATCAGAGGAGGAAGAGGAGGTTTGGCTCCTAGGACGGGGTATAGAGTGGATTGGGCCCTCATAAGGGAGCTGGCTGAGGAATTCGGCATAGAGCTGGCCGAGACGTGCCAGGTGCGGGTCGAGGCCCTGGACAACAGAGTAAACAGGCTCCTGAGGCTGAAGCTCGACTGGAGCAACGTCTACCTCCTGGAGACTCCCGCGCTGGTGAGATATGCCTGCTTCCCCCACATATGCGGGGATCCTGTCTTGAGCCTGCTCTCTAGCAACTCAGATGCGGTGAGGGCCGTGATAAACCAGTTCTCCCTCGAGAGGTTCGGGAGGCTCCTGATACACGGAAGGCTCGCTGAGGCCCTAAACCTGCCCTATCCCAGGGCTCTTGATGCTAACAGGCCTGGTGATGTCGTGCTCATATCATCGCCGCCCGACCTGAGCCCGGAATCGCTACGCAGGATCGCTTATGATCTGGAGAGGAGGGGAGGGAGGATGAGGGTGATCTTCGCCATAGGCTTCCTCTCCCTAGAGGACCTGAGGTGCCTGGATGACGCAGCAAACTCCCTAGGGGCGAACACCGTTTACCTCTCCTTCCTTCTCCTGGGAAGGAGGACGCAGGAGGGCGAGATCTACCTCTATGGCTACGACGCGCGGGGCCTCAGGAGGGGGGAGGTGAGGGGAGTGGGCTCCATCGTCGACGCCGAGACCCTAGGCAAAATGATCCAGGAGTATCCACCGAGCACGGACATCTCCCTGACGGATGGTAGGCTCTCGGGATCACTGGACTACCTAGAATCCTCCCTGGAGAGGATGCTACTTCTCCTGGAGCATCCCCTCTTCGACTCCTGGCAGGTGGAGAACATACTCAGGGAGGCCAAGGCAATCAGGAGGGAGATGGAGAGGAGGAAGAGGGATGAAGTGTCCTGATCCGGAGGAGCTGGCCCCCAAACTCCTTAAATCCCTGAGATCAGGGTGCTGGGAATTTTCGGAGGATATCAGGAGGTTGGCATCAGAATGCCGCACCCCCACCGGGTTCAGGGTACCCAGGCATTACCTAGTTATTCTCGGGGACAGGATGGGGAGGATTATGACCCCGGAGGACCTGAGCCGCCTGGAGTGCTGGTGCGAGGTCCAGGAGGAGGGAAGGGAGGTTCTGGCCCTCTGCCTGAGCAGACTCGCCATGACCTTCCCCGAGGAGGCCAAAGGCATCGCAAGAAAGGTGGAGGATTGCGGGGGCAGGGACCTCCTCTGCAGGTGGGTCTATCCCGTGATAGCCCTCTGGGACCCCTCCCTCCTAGAGGGACTCGGGAGGTACAGCTACCTGATGAGCTGGGCCTGGCTCGCCACATACTCGCCCGAGGACTTCGATATCGCGCTTGAGAGGGTGCTCTCCAGGTCCCAGGTCGTGGATGAGGCCCTAATAAAGGCGCTGAGGAGGCTGAGGAGGGTGAACCCCGCCAAGACTTACGAGAGGATAAGGGGAAATCCCTATCTCCTCAGCAGAGTAATCTCCTGAGGAGCAATGCCTCCTCAAGGCTCAGCTGCCCCTCGGCCGTGGGGGATCCCATGTGGGAGTAGATCAGAGGGGAGCCCAGGGCGGCCGAGAGCCTCCTGCTGAAGGCTCCCCTGGAGCC encodes:
- a CDS encoding dihydroorotate dehydrogenase translates to MVLETEVAGIKLRNPLILASGILGNTPALLKRVEEAGAGAVTTKTILPRPTRGFSNPVVVELPFGIINAMGLPNPGIDYFERELREARGEIGIPVIGSAGGGSPEEVAHVAGRLQDAGADAVEINASCPHVRGHGFELGSTPEMLYDLVKEVRRSVKVPLIVKLSPMTHDIRGLGRAALEAGADALNAVNTIRAMYIDVEAMRPVLSNRFGGLSGPAIRPIAVRCVYELADLCDVIGTGGVESWRDAAEMILAGAKAVGIGTAVSRRG
- a CDS encoding SMC-Scp complex subunit ScpB; this encodes MRMESWERAKRLFEALLFISGRAVDERTVERVCGLRGPAIERAAREINEELSHHPFKVERSDEGWQMVLKEDYGAEIPPSLGRRLLSRGELRTLALIAANEPVRLSDLVAVRGSSARRHLRKLTSLGLVSATREGRGKVLRTTAKFKSLFRLTIGGESHGAGDGGSGHQA
- a CDS encoding chromosome segregation protein SMC, whose translation is MVSIEELQLINFKSFRRATIVIPRGLIAITGPNGSGKSNIIDAIAFLMGWRARRLRASKLEHLVRRGAPWAQVSLTVNSGERLRISRRIRPNGTSSYRVNGRALPASRVSEILRSLGLVAERYTFVTQGDITSIIEMSPQERYRILEEISGVSEYDERRKKALEELSEVDQLLREISAVLRERERELRRVEEELRALEERRSIEERLRRIRKQLMLSELRSLEERLRGLEEPKEDPMVDVDSLREELERREGKLRELEARVRESPLRRRGQLISELESLRRQRDALRRALEAKEETLSSLTRGRDVPRFVREDPSFLGTVSDLIRPLEGYELPFLAAGSGRLSDIVVRDLEGAKRIARGLRGVEGRFRIIPMDVLQVREHHEVIGRALYNFLVFDPEYEALARHIFGASLLEDLEEVRRELIGRARFVTMRGEVVEREGSIVAGSPERSLGNVGRLIEEIRDLRDEIREIDEEISLKERELSEIPERDPLIEELDEVRRAVQELRRRYQEALARREDIIRQIRRIMEERSDIMAKIKILKGGLEELSDVDPLDVPDPGRELLILETRLRSIGQVNPRAPEEYERRKGEYEEMKGKYDSFLSRRREIEELISRIDAERENVLRNTLTGLSNAFDEWIRVLFGGGRGLLSLSDRGLEMRVSLPGKGDVGIDSLSGGEKSLCALAFILASQKVKPSPLYLFDEADAMLDGLNCKRYARALKELAKGSVVMMVSLKRETLEEADYIIGVTMREGESKIIAVERGSLEG
- a CDS encoding Lrp/AsnC family transcriptional regulator, translated to MDELDRKILSILVKNARTPFTDIANQLGVSEATVRKRVDRLIKMGVIRRFTVELGDTAMRAIVLIKVKPGHSIPNVARDISSIEDVVRAYEVTGDYDVVAEISSSDTSSLNKTIERIRSNDGVGGTLSMIVLAIW
- the uppS gene encoding di-trans,poly-cis-decaprenylcistransferase, whose protein sequence is MGLLSMIYRLSSLLGMPIYRSYLESVVREGPIPRHVALILDGNRRFALRRGLSWVDGYRAGAAKTEELLRWLLELGVEHVTLYTFSTENFNRPKEQVEAVFKVLEEKMMELREKLDFLRENGVSFRVIGRREMLPESLREMVEELEALTSGFGGKTLNLALAYGGRAEIVDAVREIARKVRDGSLEPEEVDDEVIRKHLYAPDLPDPDLIIRTSGEERLSNFLLWQSAYSELYFCEVYLPEMRKIDLLRALRDYQRRKRRFGS